The following DNA comes from Kaistia sp. 32K.
GACGACCGCCGCGATCTTCTGGCCCTCGCCCTTGGCATAGCGCAGCGACGCCAGGGTATCGGCCGTCTCGCCCGACTGCGAAATGACGATCGAAAGCCCGTCCTTCGAGAGCGGCTGCTCGCGGTAACGGAATTCCGAGGCGATATCGATGTCGACCGGCAGGCGCGCATAGCGCTCGAACCAGTATTTCGCGACGAAGCCGGCATAGAAGGCCGTGCCGCAGGCGGTGATCGAAAGCCGGTCGACCGTGCTGAAATCGATGCCTTCCGGCACCCGCGCGCTGCCGTTCACGAGGTCGAGATAGCGCGCCAGCGTATGGCCGACCACCTCGGGCTGCTCGTGCACTTCCTTGACCATGAAGTGGCGGTGATTGCCCTTGTCGACGACATGGGTGGTGCCCTGCAGGCGCGTCAGCGGGCGCGAGACGGGATTGCCCGCCTCGTCATAGATCTCGGCGGAGGATCGCGTCAGCACGACCCAGTCGCCATCGTTCAGATAGGTGATCTCGTCGGTGAAGGGGCCGAGCGCGATCGCGTCCGAGCCGAGGAACATCTCGCCCTCGCCCCAGCCGACCGCCAGCGGACTGCCGCGGCGCGCGCCGATCAGGAGGTCTTCCTCGCCCTCGAACAGGAAGGCGAGCGAGAAGGCGCCGGTCAGGCGGCCGAGAACCTGCTGCACGGCGTCCTTGGCCGTCATGCCCTTGGCGAGATTGACGGTCACCAGATGGGCGATCACCTCGGTGTCGGTATCGGAGGCAAAGCTGCGTCCGGCCGCTTCCATCTCGAGCCTGAGCTCGCGGAAATTCTCGATGATGCCGTTGTGGACGACGGCCAGCTGTTCGGTGGCATGCGGATGGGCGTTGCGCTCAGTCGGCGCGCCATGCGTCGCCCAACGCGTATGGCCGATGCCGGAAAGGCCGAAGCGCGGCGAGGCCGTCAGCTTGGCGTCGAGGTTGCGCAGCTTGCCCTCGGCCCGGAGCCGGTCGAGATGGCCGCCCTCGAGCGTCGCGATGCCGGCGGAATCATAGCCGCGATATTCGAGCCGCTTCAGCGCGTCGACGAGCAGAGGCGCGACGGGCGTCCGGCCCAGAATACCGATAATTCCGCACATATAGCTCAATCCCCGTTCGGTGCCCGATGCGGCAGCCTAGTCCAAGTCAGATCCGAGCGCCTCTTAGCCTTTTGGGCCAAGTGCCGGAAATCACTTCCTGTTTCGCGCCTTCACCAAAAGGCTTAGACGCGGACCCGCTTGGTCTTGGCCTTCATCTCGCGGAAGCGCGCCGCCCAGCCGGGCTTCTCGACCTGCCGCCCGCGAGCGATCGCCAGCGCGTCGGGTGCGACGTCCTCGGTAATGACGCTGCCGGAGGCGACATAGCCGCCGTCGCCGATGGTGACGGGCGCGACCAGCACGCTGTTGGAGCCGATGAAGGCGCCCTCGCCGATCACGGTCAGCGCCTTGTCGTAGCCGTCGTAATTGCCGGTGACGGTTCCCGCGCCGACATTCGCCTCGGCGCCGACCTTGGCGTCGCCGATATAGGTCAGGTGGCTGATCTTGGCGCCGGCGCCGATCTCGGCGTTCTTGACCTCGACGAAATTGCCGACCTTGCTCTTCGGGCCGAGCTGGGCGCCCGGACGCAGCCGCGCGAACGGCCCGATCTCGGCGCCCTGCTCGAGCGTCGCGCCGGTCAGATGCGAGAAGGCATGGATCAGCGCGCCCCCCTCGACCGTGACGCCCGGTCCGAAGAAGACATTCGGCTCGATCGTCACGTCGCGGCCAAGCACCGTGTCGTGCGAGAGGAAGACGGTTTCCGGCGCGATCATCGTAACGCCGGATAGCAGCGCCTGCTCGCGGGCCCGCTCCTGCCAGATCCGCTCGATGGCGGCGAGTTCGGCGCGCGTGTTGACGCCGGCGACCTCATCCGCGTCCGCCTCGATGGCGACCACGGCGAGGCCGCGCTGGTTGGCGATCTCGACGGCGTCGGTCAGATAATATTCGCCCTTGGCATTGTCGTTGCCGATGGCGTCGAGCAGCCCGAGCAGCGCATCGCCGCGAAAGCCCATGAGGCCGGCATTGCAGAAGCCGATGGCGCGCTCCGCCTCGCTCGCCTCGCGCAGCTCGCGGATCGCGACCAGCTGGCCGTCGCGCTCGATCAGACGGCCATAACCGGCCGGATCCTCTGGACGGAAGCCCAGCACGACGACGCCCGCGCCCTTGGCGAGCTCCGCCCGCATGCGTGCCAGCGTGTCGGCGGTGACGAGCGGCGTATCGCCATAAAGCACCAGCACGTCGTCCGCCGGCTGCTCCAGCGCGGCGCGCGCCGCAAGCACAGCATGCGCCGTGCCGAGGCGCTCGACCTGCTCGACGACCAGCGCCGACGGGGCGGTCTTGATAGCGAAGCTGCGAACCGCGTCGGCGCCCTTGCCGACGACGACGGCGAACCGCTCGATGCCGGCGCCGGCCGCCGTCTTGAGCACATGGCCGATCATCGGCAGCCCGGCGACGGCATGCATCACCTTCGGCTGGGCCGATCGCATCCGCGTGCCCTCGCCGGCGGCGAGCACGATGGCGAGCGAAGAGCGATCCGGCATGTTTCCTCCGAGATTTCGGCAGCGAGTTCGGTAACTGGGCGCAAGCTTTGCGCGATCGCGACGGCGACGGTCAAGCGATGATCTGCGGCGCCGCGCCCTCGCCTCAGCCGATCCGGGAAAGCGCCGGGAAGGTTTCGAGCAGCCAGAACGACATGGCGGTCATCTGGCCGGTCAAGAACAGGATGCCGGTGACGATCAGGAACACGCCCATCGCCTTCTCGACCATCGGCATGTAGCGGCGGAAGCGCCGGAGGCCACCGATGAAGCGCTCGGCGAAGCCGGCGGCGATCATGAACGGAATGCCGAGGCCGAGCGAATAGATGGCGAGAAGCCCCGCACCGCGCCCGACCGTATCGGAACTGCCCGCGACCCAGAGGATCGAGGCCAGCACCGGCCCGATGCACGGCGTCCAGCCGAAGGCGAAGGCGAGGCCGAGGATGTAGGCGCCGGCAAGGCCGGCCGGCTGGTTGGCGACCTGCACCCGCGCCTCGCGCTGCAGGAAGCCGATCCGGAACACGCCGAGGAAATGCAGGCCCATAACGATGATGACCAGGCCGGCGACGATCGACAGGATTTCCTGCTGGCGCGCGACGATGCGGCCGAGCACCGAAGCCGTCGCGCCCAGCAGCACGAACACCGTGGTGAAGCCGAGCACGAAGGCGAAAGACGATCGCAGCACGATGCCGCGAATTCGCTTGTCGGCCTGGGTGGTCACTTCGTCGAGGCTCAGCCCCGTCACATAGCAGAGATAGGGCGGCACCAGGGGGAGCACGCAGGGCGAAACGAAGGATAGCAGCCCGGCGATCAGGGCGCCCCAGAGTGTTACGTCTGCTGACATGGGCTCTCGGTCGTTCTCATTTCAGGGTCGACGAACGGCCCGATGCCATCCTCGTTGCCTCCTTATAAGGCAAAGCGGGCGTCGAGACACGCGGCGAACCGCCGCCACTCCCCCGATCCGTGTCCTGTCGCGCGACACACGCACCGAGCCGTCTTGGCGGCGCGCCGCGCTTCCGCTAATGGGCTTAGGCGATGGGCCGCGGTGGGCCCCAGGAGGACGAGCTTCATGATCGTGAGTTGCGGCGAGGCCCTGATCGACTTCTTGCCGGTCAAGGATGTGAACGGAAACGATTCCTACCAGCCGAAGGTTGGTGGCTCGCCGTACAATGTGGCCCTGACGACCGGTCGCCTGGGCATTCCGACGGGATTCCTCGGCGGCATTTCGACGGACTTCTTCGGCGAGCTGCTGGCGGAAGAGCTGGAGCGCAGCCAGGTCAGCCTCAAATATACGGGCCGTTCGGCGCGCCCGACGACGCTCGCCTTCGTCAGCCTCCTCCATGACGAGCCGCAATACGCCTTCTTCGACGAGAATTCAGCCGGCCGCCTGCATGATCCGGCGATCCACGAGCCGGTCGGCGACGAGGTCGAAGCGCTGCATTTCGGCTCGATCTCGCTGATTCCCGAGCCGATCGTCGACCGCCTCGCCGCCGTCATGGACGCCAATCGCGGCAAGCGGGTCCTCTGCTACGACCCCAATGTCCGGCCGACGCTGATCCACGACCGCGACGCCTTCAGCGCCCGCGTCGAGCAGTTCGCCCATGGCGCCGACATCGTGAAGATTTCCGGCGCTGACCTCGAATGGCTGCATCCGGGCGTCGATCCGGAGACCGTCGCCGCCGGCTGGCTGGCCGCCGGCGCCGGCCTCGTCGTCGTCACGCGCGGCGGCAATGGCGTCACCGCCTATACGCCGACCGGCTCCGTGTTCAGCCCCGTCGTGCCGGTCACCATTGCCGACACCGTCGGCGCCGGCGACAGCTTCACCGGCGGCCTGCTGGCGCGGCTTTCCGAAAAGGGGCACCTGACCATCGACGGCGTGCGCAAAATCGACCACGCGGCCTTGAAGGACGCGCTCGATTTCGCCAACCGCGTCGCGGCGATCACCTGCTCGCGCGCCGGCGCCAATCCGCCCTGGCGCCACGAACTCGCCGCCTGAGCGGGCGAGGATCGCTTCCTGCCAGTCGACATCGGGAGGAAGCCATGCCGGCAAAGCCGGGCCAGATCGTTATCCTGAACGGCGCGCCGCGATCCGGGAAATCCAGCATCGCGGCGGCGATCCAGGCGACGTTCGAAGGGCCGTGGATGAATCTCGGCGTTGACGCCTATGTCAACGCCGTCACGCCGGAGCGCTACCGGCCGGGCATCGGCCTCAGGCCGGGCGGCGAGCGGCCGGATCTCGAAGCGCTGGTGCCGCGTCTCTACGCGGCGCTCTACGAATCGATCGCCGCCCATAGCCGGCTCGGCCTCGACGTCGTCGTCGATGTCGGCCACCACGATTCCTATACAAGGCCGCTGCAAATCCTCCCGGACTGCGCCCGACGCCTCGCGGGGCTGCCGGTTCTCTTCGTCGGCGTCCACAGCCCGATCGAGACCATCCTGGAGCGTCGTAACCGCAGCCAGGCGGGACGCGAAGGGCTCTATGTCATCGCGTCGCCCGACGATCCCGTTCCGGAGCCGATTCTGCGGTGGCAGCGCGAGGTGCATCGTCCGGGGCTGTACGACCTCGAAATCGACACGTCCCGCCTCGACCCGATGGCCTGCGCGACCCTCATCCGGGAGCGCCTGACGGAGGGCCCGCCCGGCCCGACCGCCTTCGAAAGGCTCGCTGCGACGGCAACGGTCACGGAAAGCTGATGGCCGGCGTGACACCTTTTACGCCGATCGAGCGTATGAGGACGGAGTGCGATTGCATGAGGTCCCGATGAATCGATCCGCCACGCCGGCCCCGCGTCTCTATCCCTGGCAGGACAGGAAGGGCGACTTCTCGCCGTTGAAGGCGTTCGTCTTCGCGGGTGTGTTCCTGCCCGGCCTCTGGCTGATCGTTCGCGCCTCGATGGGCACGCTCGGCCCCCGCCAGATGATCGAGATCAACCATCAGGCCGGGCTCTGGGCGATCCGCTTCCTGCTGCTGACGCTGGCGGTCACGCCGCTGCGCTATGTCTGGCGCTGGCCGGAGCTGGTGTTCGTGCGCCGCACGCTCGGCAACGCCGCCTTCGCCTATGTGCTGATCCACCTCGTCGCCTATGCCGGCGATCTCGCCTGGGACATTCCCAAGGTCGTCTCGGAGCTGTTCGCCCGGATCTACCTGACCATCGGGCTGATGGTGCTGATCCTGCTGACGCCGCTCGCCATCACCTCGACCAACGGCATGATGCGGCGGCTGGGCGGCATCCAGTGGCGCCGCCTGCATCGCCTCGTCTACCCGATCATTCTGCTCGCGGCGCTGCACTTCTTCCTGCAGTCGAAGCTCGGCGTCACCGAGCCGATCGTCATCACCGCCGTCGCGGCATGGCTTCTGGCCTGGCGCCTGCTGGCGGCGTGGCTCGGCGAGGCGCGGATCGCCACGCTGCCGGCCACGATCGGCCTCGGCATCGCCGTCACCGTCGCGACCGCGTTCGGCGAGGCGCTCTACTATTATCTGAAAATCGGCGTCGCCTTCGGCCGCGTCCTCCCGACCAATTTCAATCCCGCCGCCGGCATCCGGCCGGCCTGGATCATCGGCGGCATGGTGCTCGCCGTCGTCGCCATCGCGGTGCTGAGGCGTTTCCTGCCGTCAAAAGCATCGAAGCGCACCGATCGCCGGGCGAGCACTGCGACGCGGAAGCCGGAAGAGGCCGGCAACGCCGCCTAGATCATCCCCGCGAGCCTATTCGCCCGCCGGCGGAATGTGGGCTGCCACCAGCGCCGCCATCTCCACGGCATCGGGGCGGTCGCTTCTCAAGCCGTCGACGACGCCCCGCCGATCGGCGACAGCCCGGTTCTGGCTGACCTTCCATTTGCCTTCGATCCGGTCGATCGGGATCTCGAGGCCGACGATGCCCTTCATCTGGCCGGCGACATAGGCCTCCGGCGCGTCATCGACGCTCCAGGTGTGCTGCCGGCCCTGCTCGCTGGCGTCGGTTAGCTCGCCGACCTGCCGGCGCAGCCATTCCGTCGATTCGAGAACGCGCGGCGTGCCCCAGGCGTGCACCGTCACATAGTTCCAGGTCGGCACGACCTTGTGATTCTCCGCCTTGGCGGCGTACCAGCTCGGCGTCACATAGGCGTTCGGCCCCTGGAACAGCACCATCGCCTCGGCTCCGGCCCTGAGCGCCGCCAGCTGGTCGTTGGCCCTCGCGATATGCGCGCGGAGCAGGCCCTTCTCGGCGCCCTCAGGATCGATCAGGAACGGCACCAGATTAGCCATCAGCCCGCCCTCGCCCGCCGTGACGAGCATGGCGAGCGGATGGGCGCGGATCAGCGCGTGCATCACGTCGAGCCGGTCTTCGCGGAAATGGGGTGGCTGGTACACTGTGAATTCCTCTCTGCGGCAACGAGCAATCGTGCCACCCCGCACCCAGAAGGTGCAAGGCTGGAACGTTTTCGAGCGAAGTGGACACCGGTTCGCGTCAAGAAAACGTGACCAAACAAATAGTTAGGTCCTTTCATCGTTTCCATGAAACGATAAAAGGATCTAGAACGGCAAGGCCGTTCAGACGGCGTCGTTGAACCGGTAGGCGTGCTCGCCGCCATTCGGGTCCGTCACAGTGTCGTCCTCGTGGACGTAGTCCGGCCCGAT
Coding sequences within:
- the glmS gene encoding glutamine--fructose-6-phosphate transaminase (isomerizing); this translates as MCGIIGILGRTPVAPLLVDALKRLEYRGYDSAGIATLEGGHLDRLRAEGKLRNLDAKLTASPRFGLSGIGHTRWATHGAPTERNAHPHATEQLAVVHNGIIENFRELRLEMEAAGRSFASDTDTEVIAHLVTVNLAKGMTAKDAVQQVLGRLTGAFSLAFLFEGEEDLLIGARRGSPLAVGWGEGEMFLGSDAIALGPFTDEITYLNDGDWVVLTRSSAEIYDEAGNPVSRPLTRLQGTTHVVDKGNHRHFMVKEVHEQPEVVGHTLARYLDLVNGSARVPEGIDFSTVDRLSITACGTAFYAGFVAKYWFERYARLPVDIDIASEFRYREQPLSKDGLSIVISQSGETADTLASLRYAKGEGQKIAAVVNVRESTIAREADFVLPILAGPEIGVASTKAFTAQLSVLAATAVAAGKARGVLSGDEEQALVRALSEVPRLMHEALKLEDQIEALARDLAKVKHCLYLGRGTSYPIALEGALKLKEISYIHAEGYAAGELKHGPIALIDEEMPVVVIAPYDHIFEKTVSNMQEVAARGGRIILITDEKGRQAAAMDTMATIVLPEMPASVTPLVYTIPVQLLAYHTAVFMGTDVDQPRNLAKSVTVE
- the glmU gene encoding bifunctional UDP-N-acetylglucosamine diphosphorylase/glucosamine-1-phosphate N-acetyltransferase GlmU, which codes for MPDRSSLAIVLAAGEGTRMRSAQPKVMHAVAGLPMIGHVLKTAAGAGIERFAVVVGKGADAVRSFAIKTAPSALVVEQVERLGTAHAVLAARAALEQPADDVLVLYGDTPLVTADTLARMRAELAKGAGVVVLGFRPEDPAGYGRLIERDGQLVAIRELREASEAERAIGFCNAGLMGFRGDALLGLLDAIGNDNAKGEYYLTDAVEIANQRGLAVVAIEADADEVAGVNTRAELAAIERIWQERAREQALLSGVTMIAPETVFLSHDTVLGRDVTIEPNVFFGPGVTVEGGALIHAFSHLTGATLEQGAEIGPFARLRPGAQLGPKSKVGNFVEVKNAEIGAGAKISHLTYIGDAKVGAEANVGAGTVTGNYDGYDKALTVIGEGAFIGSNSVLVAPVTIGDGGYVASGSVITEDVAPDALAIARGRQVEKPGWAARFREMKAKTKRVRV
- a CDS encoding cytochrome c biogenesis CcdA family protein, which produces MSADVTLWGALIAGLLSFVSPCVLPLVPPYLCYVTGLSLDEVTTQADKRIRGIVLRSSFAFVLGFTTVFVLLGATASVLGRIVARQQEILSIVAGLVIIVMGLHFLGVFRIGFLQREARVQVANQPAGLAGAYILGLAFAFGWTPCIGPVLASILWVAGSSDTVGRGAGLLAIYSLGLGIPFMIAAGFAERFIGGLRRFRRYMPMVEKAMGVFLIVTGILFLTGQMTAMSFWLLETFPALSRIG
- a CDS encoding carbohydrate kinase, with the translated sequence MIVSCGEALIDFLPVKDVNGNDSYQPKVGGSPYNVALTTGRLGIPTGFLGGISTDFFGELLAEELERSQVSLKYTGRSARPTTLAFVSLLHDEPQYAFFDENSAGRLHDPAIHEPVGDEVEALHFGSISLIPEPIVDRLAAVMDANRGKRVLCYDPNVRPTLIHDRDAFSARVEQFAHGADIVKISGADLEWLHPGVDPETVAAGWLAAGAGLVVVTRGGNGVTAYTPTGSVFSPVVPVTIADTVGAGDSFTGGLLARLSEKGHLTIDGVRKIDHAALKDALDFANRVAAITCSRAGANPPWRHELAA
- a CDS encoding chloramphenicol phosphotransferase CPT family protein — translated: MPAKPGQIVILNGAPRSGKSSIAAAIQATFEGPWMNLGVDAYVNAVTPERYRPGIGLRPGGERPDLEALVPRLYAALYESIAAHSRLGLDVVVDVGHHDSYTRPLQILPDCARRLAGLPVLFVGVHSPIETILERRNRSQAGREGLYVIASPDDPVPEPILRWQREVHRPGLYDLEIDTSRLDPMACATLIRERLTEGPPGPTAFERLAATATVTES
- a CDS encoding sulfite oxidase heme-binding subunit YedZ, encoding MNRSATPAPRLYPWQDRKGDFSPLKAFVFAGVFLPGLWLIVRASMGTLGPRQMIEINHQAGLWAIRFLLLTLAVTPLRYVWRWPELVFVRRTLGNAAFAYVLIHLVAYAGDLAWDIPKVVSELFARIYLTIGLMVLILLTPLAITSTNGMMRRLGGIQWRRLHRLVYPIILLAALHFFLQSKLGVTEPIVITAVAAWLLAWRLLAAWLGEARIATLPATIGLGIAVTVATAFGEALYYYLKIGVAFGRVLPTNFNPAAGIRPAWIIGGMVLAVVAIAVLRRFLPSKASKRTDRRASTATRKPEEAGNAA
- a CDS encoding FMN-binding negative transcriptional regulator — encoded protein: MYQPPHFREDRLDVMHALIRAHPLAMLVTAGEGGLMANLVPFLIDPEGAEKGLLRAHIARANDQLAALRAGAEAMVLFQGPNAYVTPSWYAAKAENHKVVPTWNYVTVHAWGTPRVLESTEWLRRQVGELTDASEQGRQHTWSVDDAPEAYVAGQMKGIVGLEIPIDRIEGKWKVSQNRAVADRRGVVDGLRSDRPDAVEMAALVAAHIPPAGE